AAAACATACCATACCGAGTTCTTTTCGTTCTCACCAAGACAAGTATTTCCCGGGATTTCCTGCTGGTTGCCAAATCCAACGTAAGAATTTGGCTGCACAAAGGTATCCTGGCAAACGGGGATTGCGTAGGGGCAGTCTTGTTCAGGGTCAGGCGGGAGAAGCTTTGCGATTTCACCCTTCGTGTGAGATTGCTGACCCGCCCCGGCTTTATTTGGGTACCAAATTTTAGATTTATAGCTTTTTGTAGCTATCTGCTTCTCCAACAGTCGTTCATCTAAAGTTTTATATGGCGTTTGGGCGAATGAAATTGTCCCGGTAATGCCAATGCAGAAGAGAAGAAAAAGTTTTTTTTCCATAAATAATCTGCTTTTTTAAGGATTTTACAAAGCTGTTTACCTGATAAAACCGGTAATTTCTTACTCACAGTGTTATTTCTACAATTTCCTCAGATATAGGATATGGAATTGCTTCGTTATGTTTTTTCAGACTATCTAAATATCCTTTTATAGCATCTTGAATATTTTCTAAGGCTTCTTTACGAGTATTACCTTGCGAAATACATCCTGGTAAATTTGAGCATTCAACTACAAATATGCCATCTTCGTCTTGTGTAATTAAAATTCTAAACAATAAAGTTTTATCTTCCATTTGCTGCATTAAAAAAATAATACAAATGTAG
This genomic stretch from Cytophagales bacterium harbors:
- a CDS encoding type II toxin-antitoxin system HicB family antitoxin, with translation MEDKTLLFRILITQDEDGIFVVECSNLPGCISQGNTRKEALENIQDAIKGYLDSLKKHNEAIPYPISEEIVEITL